The proteins below are encoded in one region of Pseudomonas ekonensis:
- a CDS encoding LysR family transcriptional regulator, whose amino-acid sequence MDLRQLRYFIALNEHRSFVRAADAMGITQPAFSRSIQGLEQEFGCVLVDRGNKDLRPTPEGQVVLQHALTLVQGAALLSAEVTQMTKLDAGELRFGCGPAPAVKLVPDAVAQFVNSHPKVRTCFQVDNWEKLSRALSREEIEFFIADIRHFEADPNFQTQALTPKRGVFFCRPGHPLLAKESLSTNDMFDYPLATTLIPPGIRKLLANLSGRVDFSPTIETEHFPALVKVVLQSNAIGVGTEEAFEQDIAQGSLALLHWRNLPQNLESMNARCGIVSRTGFRLSPAARAMIETLVTLDSQALGVAV is encoded by the coding sequence ATGGATCTTCGCCAACTGCGCTACTTCATCGCCCTCAACGAACACCGCAGCTTCGTCCGCGCGGCGGACGCGATGGGCATCACCCAACCGGCGTTCAGCCGCAGCATCCAGGGGCTGGAGCAGGAGTTCGGCTGCGTGCTGGTGGACCGCGGCAACAAGGACTTGCGCCCCACCCCGGAAGGCCAGGTGGTGCTGCAGCATGCCCTCACGCTGGTGCAGGGTGCGGCGCTGCTCAGCGCCGAAGTGACGCAGATGACCAAGCTCGACGCCGGCGAACTGCGCTTCGGCTGCGGTCCTGCGCCGGCGGTGAAGCTGGTGCCGGATGCGGTGGCGCAGTTCGTCAATTCGCACCCCAAGGTGCGCACCTGCTTTCAGGTGGACAACTGGGAAAAGCTCAGCCGCGCCCTGAGCCGCGAAGAGATCGAATTCTTCATCGCCGACATCCGCCATTTCGAGGCCGACCCCAACTTCCAGACCCAGGCACTGACGCCCAAGCGCGGGGTGTTCTTCTGCCGGCCGGGGCACCCGCTGCTGGCCAAGGAAAGCCTGTCGACCAACGACATGTTCGACTACCCGCTGGCGACCACGCTGATCCCGCCGGGCATCCGCAAACTGCTGGCGAACCTCAGTGGCCGGGTCGATTTTTCACCGACCATCGAGACCGAGCATTTCCCGGCGCTGGTCAAGGTGGTGTTGCAGTCCAACGCCATCGGCGTGGGCACCGAAGAGGCATTCGAGCAGGACATCGCCCAGGGTTCGCTGGCGCTGCTGCACTGGCGCAACCTGCCGCAGAACCTGGAAAGCATGAATGCCCGGTGCGGGATCGTCAGCCGCACCGGGTTCCGCCTGTCGCCGGCGGCGCGGGCGATGATCGAGACGCTGGTGACGCTGGACAGTCAGGCCCTCGGCGTCGCCGTCTAG
- a CDS encoding TauD/TfdA dioxygenase family protein produces MSNAALAVKPAVQALDIHPVAGRIGAEIRGVQLSGELDAATVEAIQQALVQYKVVFFREQTQLDDQRQEAFAHLLGEPVAHPTVPSREGTRYLLELDGAEGQRANSWHTDVTFVEAYPKASILRSVVAPAFGGDTLWANTATAYSELPVELRELADKLVAVHSNEYDYAAVKPDVSAEKLERYRKIFTSTVYETEHPVVRVHPVSGEKSLLLGHFVKRIKGYSQADSAHLFGLLQSHVIRQENTVRWRWKAGDVAIWDNRSTQHYAIDDYGTQDRVVRRVTLKGEVPVGASGQRSRTVKGAESVGA; encoded by the coding sequence ATGAGCAATGCCGCACTCGCTGTAAAACCCGCTGTCCAGGCGCTGGACATCCATCCGGTGGCCGGCCGCATCGGCGCCGAGATCCGTGGTGTGCAACTGTCCGGTGAGCTGGACGCCGCCACCGTCGAAGCCATCCAGCAGGCGCTGGTGCAGTACAAGGTGGTGTTCTTCCGCGAGCAGACCCAGCTCGACGACCAGCGCCAGGAGGCCTTCGCCCACTTGCTCGGCGAACCGGTGGCGCACCCCACCGTGCCGTCCCGCGAGGGCACCCGCTACCTGCTGGAGCTGGACGGCGCCGAGGGCCAGCGCGCCAACTCGTGGCACACCGACGTGACCTTCGTCGAGGCCTACCCCAAGGCTTCGATCCTGCGTTCAGTGGTGGCGCCGGCCTTCGGCGGCGACACCCTGTGGGCCAACACCGCCACCGCCTACAGCGAACTGCCGGTGGAGCTGCGGGAGTTGGCGGACAAACTGGTGGCGGTGCACAGCAACGAATACGACTACGCGGCGGTGAAGCCGGACGTGTCGGCGGAGAAGCTGGAGCGCTACCGCAAGATCTTCACCTCGACCGTGTACGAGACCGAACACCCGGTGGTGCGGGTGCACCCGGTCAGCGGCGAGAAAAGTTTGCTGCTGGGGCATTTCGTCAAACGCATCAAGGGCTATTCCCAGGCCGATTCGGCGCACCTGTTCGGGCTGCTGCAGAGCCATGTGATCCGCCAGGAAAACACCGTGCGCTGGCGCTGGAAGGCCGGTGACGTGGCGATCTGGGACAACCGTTCGACCCAGCATTACGCGATCGACGACTACGGCACCCAGGACCGGGTGGTGCGCCGCGTGACGCTCAAGGGCGAGGTGCCGGTGGGGGCTTCCGGGCAGCGCAGCCGGACCGTCAAGGGGGCTGAAAGCGTCGGCGCCTGA
- a CDS encoding ABC transporter substrate-binding protein — protein sequence MNHPFKHVTRLFAASALAGLFAFAAHADELKEIRIAVPDLSAGTQHSGGGIVDVLRNQQVFEKAFAEQGIKIQWSFFKGAGPVINEAFANGQVDLAYLGDLAAIIGKSNGLDTRLLSATARGVKQYLGVVPGSGIKTLQDLKGKRVAIFRGTATQLSFDAALASQGLSEKDVKVINLDFNAAVAALAAKQIDASWGSSGLTALQARGLAELPLNTKDLGGAGSVQAVLVGTGKFVDAHPDVVAKLLKAQQQAVDWLTQDSNKDAYVQLVSGLASYPPVILTQDLKDQKLSEVFPSTLDPVFLGKLQDAVDLAAQQKLIRKPFKVNDWVAPGLAAAGL from the coding sequence ATGAACCATCCCTTCAAACATGTCACCCGTCTGTTTGCCGCCTCTGCGCTGGCGGGGCTGTTCGCCTTCGCCGCCCACGCCGATGAACTCAAGGAAATCCGCATCGCCGTGCCCGACCTCAGCGCCGGCACCCAGCACAGCGGCGGCGGCATCGTCGACGTGCTGCGCAATCAGCAGGTCTTCGAGAAGGCTTTCGCCGAACAGGGGATCAAGATTCAGTGGAGCTTCTTCAAGGGAGCGGGACCGGTGATCAACGAGGCGTTCGCCAACGGCCAGGTGGACCTGGCCTACCTGGGCGACCTGGCGGCGATCATCGGCAAGTCCAACGGCCTCGACACCCGCCTGCTCAGCGCGACCGCCCGTGGCGTAAAGCAGTACCTGGGCGTGGTGCCGGGGTCGGGGATCAAGACGCTGCAGGACCTGAAAGGCAAGCGCGTGGCGATCTTCCGCGGCACCGCGACGCAGCTGTCGTTCGATGCGGCGCTGGCCAGCCAGGGCCTGAGCGAGAAGGACGTGAAGGTCATCAACCTCGACTTCAACGCGGCGGTCGCCGCCCTGGCGGCCAAACAGATCGATGCGTCCTGGGGCAGCTCCGGGCTGACCGCGCTTCAAGCCAGGGGACTGGCCGAACTGCCGCTCAACACCAAGGATCTGGGCGGCGCCGGCAGCGTGCAGGCGGTGCTGGTGGGCACCGGCAAGTTCGTCGATGCCCATCCCGACGTCGTGGCCAAGTTGCTCAAGGCCCAGCAGCAGGCGGTGGACTGGTTGACCCAGGACAGCAACAAGGACGCCTATGTGCAGTTGGTGTCGGGGCTGGCGAGCTATCCGCCGGTGATCCTGACCCAGGACCTGAAGGATCAGAAACTGAGCGAAGTGTTCCCCTCGACGCTGGATCCGGTGTTCCTCGGCAAGCTGCAGGACGCGGTGGACCTGGCGGCGCAGCAGAAGCTGATCCGCAAGCCGTTCAAGGTCAATGACTGGGTGGCGCCGGGGCTGGCGGCTGCCGGGCTCTGA
- a CDS encoding ABC transporter permease, with protein MARDSLLSLPLPAPALKPRRPWPTLSQRLLPWLLPLGLFALWWLAARNQWMSEQILPAPSLVWSSALELSRGELWSHFWISLQRLLWGLLAGISTGAALGAALGFSRPLERLIFPTFAGLAQVPTLAWIPLFMVVFGIGETLKLVVLVKAIVVPVTLHTLVGVRDAQPKLREAATVLRLPPHLLIRRLILPAALPAFMAGVRLALAAGWTSLLAVELLASSEGIGYLMVWARQLFMLDIVFVCIVVIGLFGVAMDRGIGLLDGRLVHWPHPATAEIRRGPRYRGRQRLQPWLLPLALLALWQAASDGQWIDANILVSPLTVLEATRNGLLDGTLIGGMALSLGRTLGGLVIGGGLGLALGLLLGLSRSAERLIGPTLAALRQIAIFAWVPLLTAWFGLGEPAKWVFVALAAFFPLFVATQRSVANLSPQLNEAAQALRLNLGLRLRRLVLPGAAPGIFAGLRLSLIYAWLGTIGAEYFMPSNGGIGSQMIGAQQLLRMDLIMAGMLLVGLTGALLNLIGLRLEIRATRWRHA; from the coding sequence ATGGCCCGAGATTCCCTGCTCAGCCTGCCGCTGCCGGCGCCGGCGCTCAAACCCCGGCGGCCCTGGCCGACGCTGAGCCAACGCCTGCTGCCCTGGCTGCTGCCGCTCGGCCTGTTCGCCCTCTGGTGGCTGGCGGCGCGCAACCAATGGATGAGCGAGCAGATCCTGCCGGCACCGTCGCTGGTCTGGAGCAGCGCGCTCGAACTGTCCCGGGGTGAGTTGTGGAGCCATTTTTGGATCAGCCTGCAGCGGCTGCTCTGGGGCCTTTTGGCAGGCATTTCGACCGGTGCGGCACTGGGCGCGGCGCTGGGTTTCAGCCGACCGCTCGAACGGTTGATATTTCCGACGTTCGCCGGGCTCGCCCAGGTGCCGACGCTGGCGTGGATCCCGCTGTTCATGGTGGTCTTCGGCATCGGCGAAACGCTCAAGCTGGTGGTGCTGGTCAAGGCCATCGTGGTGCCGGTGACCCTGCACACCCTGGTCGGCGTGCGCGATGCGCAACCGAAGCTGCGCGAAGCCGCCACCGTGCTGCGCCTGCCGCCGCACCTGCTGATCCGCCGCCTGATCCTGCCCGCCGCGCTGCCGGCATTCATGGCCGGCGTGCGCCTGGCCCTGGCCGCCGGCTGGACGTCGCTGCTGGCGGTGGAGCTGCTGGCCTCCAGCGAAGGCATCGGCTACCTGATGGTCTGGGCGCGGCAGCTGTTCATGCTCGACATCGTGTTCGTCTGCATCGTGGTGATCGGCCTGTTCGGCGTGGCGATGGACCGCGGCATCGGCTTGCTCGACGGCCGGCTGGTGCACTGGCCGCACCCGGCCACCGCCGAAATCCGCCGGGGCCCGCGCTACCGCGGCCGGCAACGGCTGCAGCCGTGGCTGCTGCCGCTGGCCCTGCTGGCGCTGTGGCAGGCGGCGAGCGACGGGCAGTGGATCGACGCCAACATTCTGGTCAGCCCGCTGACCGTGCTGGAGGCCACCCGTAACGGTCTGCTCGACGGCACGCTGATCGGCGGCATGGCCCTGAGCCTGGGCCGCACCTTGGGCGGCCTGGTGATCGGCGGCGGGCTCGGCCTGGCGCTGGGTTTGCTGCTGGGCCTGTCGCGCAGCGCCGAACGCCTGATCGGCCCGACCCTCGCCGCCCTGCGGCAGATCGCGATATTCGCCTGGGTGCCGCTGCTCACCGCGTGGTTCGGCCTGGGCGAACCGGCCAAGTGGGTGTTCGTGGCCCTCGCCGCGTTCTTTCCACTGTTCGTCGCCACCCAGCGCAGCGTCGCCAACCTGTCGCCGCAGCTCAACGAAGCCGCCCAGGCCTTGCGCCTGAACCTCGGCCTGCGCCTGCGCCGGCTGGTGCTGCCGGGGGCGGCTCCGGGCATCTTCGCCGGCCTGCGCCTGAGCCTGATCTACGCCTGGCTCGGCACCATCGGCGCCGAATACTTCATGCCGTCCAACGGCGGCATCGGCAGCCAGATGATCGGCGCCCAGCAACTGCTGCGCATGGACCTGATCATGGCCGGGATGCTGCTGGTCGGCCTCACCGGCGCCCTCCTCAACCTCATTGGCCTACGCCTGGAAATCCGCGCGACCCGCTGGAGACACGCATGA
- a CDS encoding ABC transporter ATP-binding protein — translation MNAPIVSFTHVGKSFDVDGFELEAIREFNLDIAEGEFVAIVGSSGCGKSTLLRLLVGLDTEFRGQITVDGKAVTGVGGERGIVFQEHRLFPWLTVADNIGLGLVNEPLGAAEKLRRVDSFIELVGLRDFARAYPHQLSGGMAQRVAIARGLVASPRILLLDEPFGALDALTRQQMQDELLAIRDRARITTILVTHDVEEAIFLADRVVVMEPRPGRIKQVVDIALPRPRQRSGFDFHQLREELLHELTGDGHYLPAPAVRIRDLPLSFIAY, via the coding sequence ATGAACGCACCGATTGTCAGCTTCACCCACGTCGGCAAATCCTTCGACGTCGACGGCTTCGAACTGGAAGCGATCCGCGAATTCAACCTCGACATCGCCGAGGGCGAGTTCGTCGCCATCGTCGGCTCCAGCGGCTGCGGCAAATCCACCCTGCTGCGCCTGCTGGTGGGCCTGGACACCGAGTTTCGCGGGCAGATCACCGTGGACGGCAAGGCCGTCACCGGCGTCGGCGGCGAGCGCGGCATCGTGTTCCAGGAGCACCGCCTGTTCCCTTGGCTGACGGTGGCCGACAACATCGGCCTGGGCCTGGTCAACGAGCCCCTCGGCGCCGCCGAGAAGCTGCGGCGCGTCGACAGTTTCATCGAACTGGTGGGCCTGCGCGACTTCGCCCGCGCCTATCCGCACCAGCTCTCCGGCGGCATGGCGCAGCGGGTGGCCATCGCCCGCGGCCTGGTGGCGAGCCCGCGGATCCTGCTGCTCGACGAACCCTTCGGCGCCCTCGACGCGCTGACCCGCCAACAGATGCAGGACGAACTGCTGGCGATCCGCGACCGGGCCAGGATCACCACCATCCTGGTCACCCACGATGTCGAGGAAGCGATCTTCCTGGCCGACCGGGTGGTGGTGATGGAGCCCCGGCCGGGGCGGATCAAGCAAGTGGTGGACATCGCCCTGCCCCGTCCGCGCCAGCGCAGCGGTTTCGACTTCCATCAGTTGCGCGAGGAACTGCTGCACGAACTGACCGGCGACGGTCACTACCTGCCTGCCCCGGCGGTGCGGATCCGCGATTTGCCGCTGTCTTTCATTGCCTACTGA